The window AATTCTTATAATGTTTGACACAGATTTCCCTCTGGGATCAATACAGTTCTTATATACCCATCCATTAttcacccatccctccctccatccaaccATCCAACTACCAGATTCAACTGACATTGTCCTGTTGTTTCTGTCAGGGTTTTTATCAACTTCTTGAGTCCAAAGTGACCATTCGTTGCCGTAAACAGGACGTGCAAATGGTCCAGGTCAGTCCACCAAATACATTTCCTGCTGTTTCTTGTGGAGTTGTGGAAAAGGATGGTTCATTTTGTGTGGATgcataaaacatgttttgtgtTGTATGCACAGGGATCCTTTCAAAAAAACATACCCATTTACAAAGCAGCAGTGAAGAACAATATCGAGGTCCGCATAGATCAGGAGAACTACCTGTCTCCAGACCTGTAAGTTCAATTCATTACCAGCAACCTAATAATGAAATCAGGTGTCTGAAATGATTGTTTGAAGTTAAAAGTTGCGCCTGTTCTCCCCCAGCTCTGGTGGTATTGAGGTCTACAATGCTGATGGGAAGATCAAAGTGGCCAACACTCTGGAGAGCAGACTGGATCTCATGGCTCAGCAGGTGAGATAgggacacacacccataccatTTAATGCTTCAACTATATAGTATTGTTGTCGTTTCTCAGCTCATCACTAACTTAGAGTCTCTATCTGTGCCCAGATGATGCCTGAGATCCGTGTTAAGCTCTTCGGCGCTAACATGAACCGCAAGTTCATGGACTGAGTGTCACCGTGGTCTTACAGAGAAGctgttcttttttattttttttgttgtgtaaAAGACTCCATTCCTGTGTCTATGAAAACAAATTGCAATTCCAACTCCAAAAAGAcactttgtttgttgttgtgtgatGTATAGTCATATTTGTGCAAATTCTGGGACAGTATAGAAGTTGCAACTTAATTTGCGTTTGTAAGTGGGAGATGTTTTTGCACTGAGGTAACTGCTGGTTTACTCCATCAAGGGGTTTTTAGTTTACACACCTCAGTCAACAATGTCTTGATTGGTGAAATTGGTTTAGTATTTCAGACTCCGACTGAATCAGCCATAAGAGACAGAATCTCTTTACTGTTTCATTATGGATTCCTCCCTGTTGGCCCCACATTAATCTATAACTTGACAAGTTGCATGTAAGTATTGTCATAACAATAAATATTTCCTGCCACCTAGCAAAATTGAAGTAATGTGGAAAAGTGCGAAGACCATTTATGTCTTATTAAGTTGAGTTAATTTATTTATGTTAATATCTACATTGCTCGTGTCAGAAGGGGATGTAATTCTACAGTACAGGGTGCACAATACATAAGGTTTAAGGATTCcaaataaatatttgtatgtTTGTGCTTTGTTTTATGTTGTTAATTCTGATTAAATATGTCCATCTGAAGAAGTTATATTGTGAAAATATGATGTAATAAAGTATAAATCAAGAatgaatattattataatttttactTCTTTTGTTAGGCTGTAGTTGCGCAATGTATACAATGACTTAAGGTCACTGAAACCACTTAAAACATTTTTAACTAAAAATGTTGTAACATCGGTCATGGGACCTCCACTGGTTCGTCACTTGCACAATTGTGTAGAAGAAAATGTCCCCATTATCTTATAGATGGGGGAATTCTGCTGACAGGCAGCTGCAATTTAGAGGGAAGCACCATCTCATTGTGAGCTACTGTGTCTTAACAAGCAAATAGCTGAACTAGTCTTAACAAGCAAATAGCTGAACTAGTCTTAACAAGCAAATAGCTGAACTAGTCTGGCATGAGGAAAGCTTGGAGAGAGGCACACAATCGCAGGAGAGACTGAAGAACTGAAGGGTAGGAAACCTTGCTTACCCTAAACGTACATTTTCTCATGCTTTATTAGATATTCAGTGCAAGTATTGTAGGTTATCCAGCAGTACTAAGACCTTTTTTACGGTGACTCACAGTAAGACCTTTCCTCTTGTGACTGGCGAGGTCTGAAGGTGACACGAACTCCTCAAGGGAATTCAATACTCCTTCCCACCACACCCCAGGAAGAAAATGATGGTTATGTCCACTAGAGGGAGCTACAAAGCTACCCTTGCATCTGCAGCGTTGATGTGgtttgtgacagtgtgtgttggggtccCGGACCCACGTCAGCGGGATCTGATAATGCGTCAGGAGGCCTCCAGGCAGACAGGGGGCAGGATGGAGCTGACAGCGGCAGAGCAGAGGCTTGACTCTCACCTGCACATGTTAAAAGAGCAAGAGATAACAGCTGTGCCGTTCCTTCCGGCGATGCACTTTTTCAAGGCACAGCCTCTCATCCAAAAAAGCAAAATTTTCAGCTTACTGCAAAAGATGCCCAAAGGTGACATTATATTCTATATGTCTTCAAACCTTCCTGATATACCAAGGGTGTGAAAACAAGCTTTCCTATTCCTCTGTGGTGTTTAACATGTTGATCACCACTCTGTCATAGGGGCAGCCCTTCACATCCACAGCACCTCCCTGGTCAGTGTTGATTGGCTGGTGAAAAATGTAACATACAGACCCCATTGCTACATCTGCTTTACCTGGGACACATCTGTGCGCTTCCTTTTCTCCAATGGACGGCCATTTCCTCGCTGGGACTGCTTCTCCTGGTATCTGCTTGAGACCTTAAGAGCCAACATGGATGACCCAATAGGCTTTGACAACAGGTTTACAAGATAACATAACATTCCTAATAACATAAACTGATAATAGCCATAGATCTTGATAGAATACAGAAGTCATAGTCCCACAGTACTTTAGGAAGAAGGATGTCCTGCTGCCATTAAAAGGATAACAGGTAGAAGACATTGTGATGTCACTTACCATTCCATAAGCCACCAGGTGGTTTACAAGAACAGATAAATATATTTGATTTTGATCTTATGGATGTTTTTCCCAGCTTGATCAGGAACCTCACTCTGTTCACTGAAGATCCAGAGAAAGCTTATCCAAACCAGGACATAGTGTGGGAGAAGTTTGAGAAGGCATTCCTGGCAGCTTCTGGCCTGGTCTCGTATGCACCTGTGTTCAAAGACTACATCTATAAGGGTCTGGAACTTCTCTATGAGGATAACATCATGTACTTGGAACTTAGGGCTGGTTTGTCAAGGGTTTGTGCCAACATGGAAAAAGTCTAGTCTAAAATACATTGATTACCCATTGATCATAAATATTATTattcaataataaatatagacTATTTTCATTCATGTTGTAGACATATGAGCTTGATGGAAGCACTAATGATAAAGCGTGGTCTCTCAGAGTGTATGAAGAAGTATCACAACAATTCATGGCTTACCACCCTGACTTTCTTGGAACCCGGAT of the Osmerus mordax isolate fOsmMor3 chromosome 17, fOsmMor3.pri, whole genome shotgun sequence genome contains:
- the ada2b gene encoding adenosine deaminase 2-A translates to MMVMSTRGSYKATLASAALMWFVTVCVGVPDPRQRDLIMRQEASRQTGGRMELTAAEQRLDSHLHMLKEQEITAVPFLPAMHFFKAQPLIQKSKIFSLLQKMPKGAALHIHSTSLVSVDWLVKNVTYRPHCYICFTWDTSVRFLFSNGRPFPRWDCFSWYLLETLRANMDDPIGFDNSLIRNLTLFTEDPEKAYPNQDIVWEKFEKAFLAASGLVSYAPVFKDYIYKGLELLYEDNIMYLELRAGLSRTYELDGSTNDKAWSLRVYEEVSQQFMAYHPDFLGTRIIICAHRIRSVYDVKAAVKEAIQLQKTFPQVVAGFDLVGREDSGRPLWYFREALSLPEQFGVELPYFFHAGETDMYGTDVDENILDALLFNTTRIGHGFAMAHHPLAKEISRKQNVPVEVCPISNQVLRLVSDMRNHPAAMLMSEGHPMVISSDDPSLFGTTGLSYDFYEAFVGIGGLRANLGTLKELAINSIRYSSLPSPLKQKGLAMWQKKWDTFLSENTQWEN